From Penicillium psychrofluorescens genome assembly, chromosome: 6, one genomic window encodes:
- a CDS encoding uncharacterized protein (ID:PFLUO_009011-T1.cds;~source:funannotate), giving the protein MGTKGPYIPPLVGWLYDLVLWTFSVLIDLFFREVHPRGSWKIPRRGPIILVAAPHANQFVDSLVLMRVIRSEAHRRISWLIAEKSFRRKFIGFLARMIGTLPVARAMDNLKPGAGTVYLPDPVNEPTLLRGVGTNFEGPGFEVEGTIALPTINGTSHSTAIAEIRGPEELVLKKPFKHRDALFQLTGREDIDDDGKFTGDGSEQDRSAFKGSKFKVAPHVDQTAVYKAVFARLNAGGCVGIFPEGGSHDRTSLLPLKAGVALMALGTLADNPDCGLKIVPCGMNYFHAHKFRSRAVIEFGTPLEVPKELVKQFKEGERRESVGKLLDIIYQSLVAVTVTSPDYETLMVIQAARRMYNTKGKKLPLPMVVELNRRLVRGYEHYKEDPRIVHLRRSIVEYNKQLRILGIRDHQVAYAKFSIIHVIAMLIYRLGQLALLTIGTLPGLLLFTPVFIATKYLSIKKSKEALAASTVKLQGRDVMATWKLLIALAFAPAVYASYTAAFTYWTYYNRIRGLIPEWVPLWLVVLIGMALFPTITFAALRIGEVGMDIIKSLRPLLLCLNPSSANTLVKLRARRVALTQLVTEAINTMGPELFPDFDAARIVSDPFSKVNREDSEIPAIHARGEYDENDTVPFRSQEPLPRNESFYNLANIGFFSTRPPSRDRSRSSSAGPRPGSRHQLKPLSPLTPKDGPKDPLEHVNSRIRDAMRERGQRRRRSEDGSWDMASSGPGTPESEGERKDL; this is encoded by the exons ATGGGCACGAAAGGCCCATACATCCCGCCCCTCGTCGGGTGGCTGTACGATCTGGTGCTCTGGACCTTCTCCGTGCTCattgatctcttcttccgcgaGGTCCATCCACGCGGGTCCTGGAAGATTCCGCGACGCGGCCCAATCATCCTGGTCGCTGCCCCTCATGCAAACCAG TTCGTCGACTCGCTCGTTTTGATGCGCGTCATCCGCAGCGAAGCCCACCGCCGCATATCATGGCTGATCGCCGAAAAATCCTTCCGACGCAAGTTTATCGGGTTCCTGGCGAGAATGATTGGGACGCTACCCGTGGCGAGAGCAATGGACAATCTGAAACCTGGGGCCGGCACGGTCTATCTGCCCGATCCGGTCAACGAGCCCACTCTGCTGCGCGGAGTCGGCACCAATTTCGAAGGACCGGGGTTTGAAGTGGAAGGGACGATTGCGCTGCCGACGATCAATGGGACGTCGCACAGTACGGCAATCGCGGAGATTCGGGGGCCCGAGGAACTGGTGCTCAAGAAACCCTTTAAGCACCGGGATGCGTTGTTCCAGTTGACGGGGCGGGAGGACATTGACGACGACGGGAAGTTCACTGGGGATGGATCGGAGCAGGACCGCTCGGCGTTCAAGGGCTCCAAGTTCAAGGTTGCGCCGCATGTGGATCAAACGGCGGTCTATAAGGCGGTCTTTGCGAGACTGAATGCCGGGGGCTGTGTGGGCATCTTTCCCGAAGGTGGTAGTCATGACCGCACATCTCTGCTGCCGCTCAAAG CGGGTGTGGCCTTGATGGCCCTGGGAACACTGGCAGATAATCCGGATTGTGGCCTGAAGATCGTGCCCTGCGGCATGAACTATTTCCATGCACACAAATTCCgatcgagggcggtgatTGAGTTTGGCACCCCTCTCGAGGTGCCCAAAGAGCTGGTGAAGCAGTTCAAGGAGGGTGAGCGGCGAGAGTCGGTGGGCAAGCTGCTAGATATCATCTATCAAAGTCTGGTTGccgtcaccgtcaccagTCCCGACTATGAAACGCTCATG GTCATCCAAGCGGCCCGTCGGATGTACAACACCAAAGGGAAGAagcttcctcttccaatGGTGGTCGAACTGAACCGCCGACTCGTCAGGGGCTATGAGCACTACAAGGAGGATCCGCGGATTGTGCACCTCCGAAGATCTATTGTGGAGTACAACAAGCAGCTCCGCATCCTCGGAATCCGGGATCATCAAGTTGCCTACGCCAAGTTCTCGATCATCCATGTCATTGCCATGTTGATCTACCGCTTGGGCCAGCTGGCTCTTCTCACCATTGGAACTCTGCCCGGTCTGCTCCTCTTCACCCCTGTCTTCATCGCCACCAAATACCTGTCGATCAAAAAGTCCAAGGAAGCGCTAGCTGCCTCCACAGTCAAACTACAAGGCCGGGATGTGATGGCCACATGGAAGCTATTGATTGCCCTGGCCTTCGCACCGGCCGTGTACGCATCCTACACCGCAGCCTTCACCTACTGGACGTACTACAACCGCATCCGAGGCTTGATTCCAGAATGGGTACCACTCTGGTTGGTAGTGTTGATCGGCATGGCCCTATTCCCCACAATCACGTTTGCCGCCCTCCGGATCGGCGAGGTGGGCATGGACATTATCAAATCCCTACGCCCACTCCTCCTCTGCTTGAACCCCTCATCTGCCAATACCCTGGTGAAGCTCCGCGCGAGACGGGTAGCCCTAACCCAGCTCGTAACGGAAGCCATCAACACGATGGGCCCAGAACTCTTCCCAGACTTCGACGCCGCGCGAATCGTCTCCGACCCATTCTCGAAAGTCAACCGAGAAGACAGCGAAATCCCCGCCATCCACGCCCGCGGCGAGTACGACGAGAACGACACCGTGCCGTTCCGGTCCCAAGAACCCCTCCCCCGCAACGAATCCTTCTACAACCTCGCCAacatcggcttcttctccacaAGACCTCCGAGCCGAGACCGTAGCCGCAGCAGTTCCGCAGGGCCCAGACCAGGCTCGCGGCATCAGTTGAAACCGCTCAGTCCCCTCACGCCCAAGGATGGGCCCAAGGATCCCCTGGAGCATGTCAATTCACGCATTCGCGACGCTATGCGTGAGCGTGGCcagcgccgtcgccgatcaGAGGATGGCTCTTGGGATATGGCGAGCTCAGGGCCGGGGACGCCGGAGAGTGAAGGCGAGCGGAAGGATCTATAG
- a CDS encoding uncharacterized protein (ID:PFLUO_009010-T1.cds;~source:funannotate) produces the protein MAGSMHLSRLRNWFLASPPIEFAISNLKALLIGALRQGPIPKHVAFVMDGNRRFARSHGIETVEGHNLGFEALARILEVCYKSGVKVVTIYAFSIENFKRSKFEVDALMEMAKVKLSEMAQHGDLLDRYGARIRVLGRLELLKPDVLAAVNKAVEMTSRNGDRVLNICFPYTSRDEITGAIRDTVEDYSTPLWSAKPAGVAARALFSESHIALNIRAQTTGSGKTHDSHSDTGSTSESSTQEEDPILRNDHSQRVYESESSFSSSTTLHLGGQQEGQHQQQSNKNTSQANYSSSEAENPVYLSPETITRQTLSDHMLTKGTPPLDMLIRTSGVERLSDFMLWQCHDNTEIVFLEVMWPEFDLWHFLPVMLAWQRRIAKSRKNPDAEGNFAGDSPESTSEEDADAVLLRQAKVKAV, from the exons ATGGCGGGCTCAATGCACCTGTCACGACTCCGGAACTGGTTCCTCGCCTCGCCGCCCATCGAGttcgccatctccaacctCAAAGCGCTGCTCATCGGCGCCCTGCGCCAGGGTCCCATCCCGAAACATGTGGCCTTTGTCATGGACGGGAATCGACGGTTTGCGCGATCGCACGGAATCGAGACGGTGGAGGGTCATAATCTGGGATTTGAGGCGCTGGCAAGG ATCCTCGAAGTCTGCTACAAGAGCGGAGTCAAAGTCGTGACGATCTACGCGTTCAGCATCGAGAATTTCAAGCGGTCCAAGTTCGAGGTTGATgcgctgatggagatggccaAGGTGAAGCTGTCGGAGATGGCCCAGCATGGCGATCTGCTCGATCGGTACGGTGCGAGGATCCGCGTTCTGGGCCGgctcgagctgctcaagccTGATGTCCTGGCGGCTGTCAACAAGGCCGTCGAGATGACTAGTCGCAACGGTGACCGCGTCCTCAATATCTGCTTCCCCTATACCTCCCGCGACGAGATCACCGGTGCCATTCGCGATACGGTGGAGGATTACAGCACGCCGCTGTGGTCTGCGAAACCGGCTGGCGTTGCGGCGCGCGCGCTTTTCTCGGAATCGCATATTGCGTTAAATATCCGCGCGCAGACAACGGGGTCGGGCAAGACCCATGATTCGCATAGTGACACCGGGTCGACCTCAGAGTCTTCGACCCAGGAGGAGGATCCGATCCTGCGAAATGACCATTCCCAACGGGTCTACGAGTCCGAGTCCTCCTTTTCGTCCTCTACAACCCTGCACTTAGGGGGCCAGCAAGAGGgccagcatcaacaacaatCCAACAAAAACACATCACAAGCCAACTATTCCTCCTCCGAAGCAGAAAACCCCGTCTATCTGTCCCCCGAGACCATCACACGCCAAACCCTCTCCGACCACATGCTGACCAAGGGCACTCCACCACTGGACATGCTGATTCGCACATCGGGCGTGGAGCGACTCAGCGACTTTATGCTCTGGCAATGCCACGACAACACGGAGATCGTGTTTCTGGAGGTAATGTGGCCCGAGTTCGACCTATGGCATTTCCTGCCCGTCATGCTGGCCTGGCAACGGCGCATTGCCAAGTCTCGTAAGAACCCGGACGCCGAGGGCAACTTTGCCGGCGATAGTCCAGAGTCGACGAGTGAGGAGGATGCGGATGCAGTTCTGTTGCGGCAGGCGAAGGTCAAGGCAGTTTAG
- a CDS encoding uncharacterized protein (ID:PFLUO_009012-T1.cds;~source:funannotate) has protein sequence MSINWVMLHDSEGFVRLPNERLVYSSPPRTSLALSPPSAYKGKETLSVQSSAGCIHLTNQRVVYLPAQPTKDFQSFSSPLLNVRDSHVSAPFFGPNVWTALVQPVSGGGISPNLPAVQLKVTYKEGGAFDFHTNFERIKERLAQAVENTDDGARGVRGVDLTAVHLDELPAYDAPQHTRNHYSAPREPPPPPPPAESQSAGRRPSEVSPEPSEPPPCYEEVQSQSVAHELEERLRRSG, from the exons ATGTCTATCAA CTGGGTGATGCTCCATGACAGCGAAGGTTTCGTCCGCCTGCCCAACGAACGCCTGGTCTACTCTTCCCCCCCGCGCACCAGCCTGGCTCTATCCCCGCCCAGCGCCTACAAAGGCAAAGAAACCCTTTCCGTCCAAAGCAGCGCCGGCTGTATCCACCTCACCAACCAAAGA GTCGTCTACCTCCCCGCTCAACCAACCAAAGACTTCCAgtccttctcctcccctCTGCTCAACGTCCGCGACTCGCACGTCTCCGCGCCCTTCTTCGGTCCCAACGTATGGACAGCCCTGGTGCAGCCCGTATCGGGCGGAGGCATCTCGCCGAACCTGCCAGCCGTGCAGCTGAAAGTGACCTACAAAGAAGGGGGCGCCTTTGACTTCCATACCAACTTTGAGCGCATCAAGGAGCGTCTTGCGCAGGCCGTTGAGAACACCGATGACGGGGCCCGCGGTGTCCGCGGCGTGGATCTGACGGCTGTTCACTTGGACGAGCTGCCGGCTTACGATGCTCCGCAACATACCAGGAACCACTACTCGGCTCCGCGTGagccgccgcctccgcctccgccggcaGAGTCGCAGAGTGCTGGACGCAGACCGTCGGAAGTGTCGCCTGAACCCTCCGAGCCCCCGCCATGCTACGAGGAAGTGCAGTCGCAGAGCGTAGCTCatgagctggaggagcggcTACGACGCAGTGGTTGA
- a CDS encoding uncharacterized protein (ID:PFLUO_009014-T1.cds;~source:funannotate), giving the protein MNPSISPESESAGTRPVYRVYKRRFWGLAQLVLLNIVVSWDWLTFSSISTTAAQYFDVSESAINWMSTGFLFAFCAASPFVIWILNKGGPKPAIITTATLLLVGNWLRYAGTRANGGIFGLAMFGQILIGLAQPFCLCAPTRYSDLWFSDRGRTSATALASLANPLGAALGQLIDSAWATKPSEIPNMVLYISVISSVASIPSFFLPAAPPTPPSAASAIPRSPLIPAVRQLLGTLEFWLILIAFSVYVGFFNSVSSLLNQILSPHGFSETEAGIAGGILIVVGLVVAAIVSPLTDRYKHYLGTTRVLVPIVAASYIGLVFAPGSSAGIAPSYVVMAIMGASSFALLPVVLEYLVEITYPFSPEIGSTICWTGGQLLGACFILIQDALKADAFAHPPFNMRNALIFSAVVAVVAAPPPMVIGLFGRVVTRRRWDIDRGVEARDPDTVDADGPGRDRGADKAASEEIGVVHSSPSQTETAL; this is encoded by the exons ATGAACCCATCTATTTCCCCCGAGTCCGAGTCGGCCGGCACGCGACCTGTCTACAGGGTCTACAAACGTCGCTTCTGGGGGCTAGCTCAGCTGGTGCTGCTGAATATCGTCGTCAGTTGGGAT TGGctcaccttctcctccatctccaccaccgccgcgcagTACTTCGATGTCTCCGAGAGCGCCATCAACTGGATGAGCACGGGCTTCCTGTTCGCCTTCTGCGCCGCCAGCCC ATTCGTCATCTGGATCCTCAACAAAGGCGGCCCCAAAcccgccatcatcaccaccgccacgcTCCTGCTGGTCGGCAACTGGCTGCGCTATGCCGGCACCAGAGCCAAcggcggcatcttcggcCTCGCCATGTTCGGGcagatcctcatcggccTGGCGCAGCCGTTCTGTCTCTGCGCGCCGACGCGATACAGCGACCTGTGGTTCTCGGATCGGGGCCGCACCAGCGCAACGGCGCTGGCTAGTCTGGCGAATCCCTTGGGCGCAGCGCTGGGGCAGTTGATTGATTCGGCGTGGGCGACGAAACCGTCTGAGATCCCGAACATGGTGTTGTATATCTCTGTCATT TCAAGCGTCGCATCGATcccatccttcttcctccccgccgcaccacccacaccccCCAGCGCCGCCTCCGCCATCCCACGCTCGCCGCTCATCCCCGCAGTGCGCCAACTTCTCGGCACGCTCGAGTTCTGGCTCATCCTAATCGCCTTCTCCGTCTACGTGGGATTCTTCAACAGCGTATCCTCGCTTCTGAACCAAATCCTCAGCCCGCACGGGTTCAGCGAGACTGAAGCCGGGATCGCAGGCGGGATCCTGATCGTAGTCGGCCTGGTAGTGGCAGCGATCGTCTCGCCGCTAACAGACCGGTACAAACACTACCTCGGCACCACCCGCGTGCTGGTCCCCATCGTCGCGGCCTCGTATATCGGGCTGGTCTTTGCCCCCGGCAGCTCCGCGGGCATTGCGCCGTCGTACGTCGTGATGGCGATCATGGGAGCGTCCTCGTTTGCCCTGTTGCCCGTTGTGCTGGAGTATCTCGTGGAGATCACATACCCCTTCTCACCGGAGATCGGGAGCACCATCTGCTGGACCGGCGGGCAGTTGCTCGGCGCGTGCTTTATTCTGATCCAGGACGCGCTCAAGGCGGATGCCTTTGCGCATCCTCCGTTCAATATGCGCAATGCGCTCATTTTCTCCGCCGTTGTCgctgttgttgctgcgcCGCCACCCATGGTGATTGGATTGTTTGGGCGTGTGGTGACGCGCCGCCGGTGGGATATCGATCGTGGTGTCGAGGCGCGGGATCCGGACACCGTGGATGCGGACGGTCCCGGGCGAGATAGAGGCGCTGACAAAGCCGCCTCAGAGGAGATTGGCGTGGTTCATTCGTCTCCCTCACAGACAGAGACTGCTCTGTGA
- a CDS encoding uncharacterized protein (ID:PFLUO_009013-T1.cds;~source:funannotate): protein MGLADFFSDVVSTLGFAEAQAEAPAQDTESSSDEAASSDKSDDASAAADDSSEQAEDTPEESSEESEESEETEGGDDEAEEEGEEEEEEEEEEEEEPEDIKPKLEEDCAHSAQCAPYKHHFDECVERVTRQEEDEDQKGPKEDCVEEFFHLTHCATACAAPKLWRELK, encoded by the exons ATGGGTCTCGCCGACTTTTTCTCTGACGTCGTCTCCACCCTGGGCTTCGCCGAGGCCCAGGCTGAGGCACCGGCTCAGGACACCGAATCCAGCTCCGACGAAGCCGCGTCTTCCGACAAGAGCGACGAcgcttctgctgctgctgacgaCAGCTCCGAGCAGGCGGAGGATACCCCCGAGGAGTCCTCTGAGGAGTCTGAGGAGTCCGAGGAGACTgagggcggtgatgatgaggccgaggaggagggtgaggaggaggaggaagaggaggaagaggaggaagaggagccgGAGGACATCAAGCCTAAGCTTGAAGAGG ACTGCGCTCACTCCGCTCAGTGCGCCCCGTACAAGCACCACTTCGACGAGTGCGTCGAGCGCGTCACCCgccaggaggaggacgaggaccAGAAGGGTCCCAAGGAGGACTGTGTTGAGGAGT TCTTCCACCTCACCCACTGCGCGACCGCCTGTGCCGCCCCCAAGCTCTGGCGCGAGCTCAAGTAA
- a CDS encoding uncharacterized protein (ID:PFLUO_009009-T1.cds;~source:funannotate), whose amino-acid sequence MAPIAGSKVLLLGSGFVTKPTVEVLSKSDVQVTVACRTLESAQKLCEGFKNTKAISLDVSDDAALDAALSQNDLAISLIPYTFHALVIKSAIRTKKHVVTTSYASPAMMELDEECKKAGITVMNEIGLDPGLDHLYAVKTISEVHAAGGKITGFVSYCGGLPAPECSDNPLGYKFSWSSRGVLLALRNAAKIYQDGKLVSIDGPDLMATAKPYFIYPGFAFVGYPNRDSTPFREKYDIPEAQTVIRGTLRYQGFPEMIKVLVDTGFLSDEANPVFDKPIAWKEATKALLGATSASEQDLQWAVASKTAFPGNDERNRLLAGLRWIGLFSDEPINPRGNPLDTLCATLEKKMQYGPEERDLVMLQHKFEIEHKDGSKETRTSTLCDYGNPAGYSAMARLVGIPCGVAVQQVLDGTISKKGVLAPMTMDICAPLIKTLKEEYGIELIERTL is encoded by the exons ATGGCTCCGATTGCTGGTTCCAAggttctgctgctgggctcgGGTTTCG TCACCAAGCCCACCGTCGAGGTTCTGAGCAAGTCCGACGTCCAGGTTACCGTGGCCTGCCGAACCCTCGAGAGCGCCCAGAAGCTGTGCGAGGGCTTCAAGAACACCAAGGCCATTTCCCTGGATGTTTCCGACGACGCCGCTCTCGACGCGGCCTTGTCCCAGAATGATCTGGCGATTTCCTTGATCCCCTACACCTTCCACGCTTTGGTCATCAAGTCGGCCATTCGTACTAAGAAGCATGTGGTCACAACCTCATATGCCAGCCCGGCGATGATGGAATTGGACGAGGAGTGTAAGAAGGCCGGCATTACGGTGATGAACGAGATTGGTCTGGACCCTGGCCTCGACCACCTGTACGCCGTCAAGACCATCTCGGAGGTTcacgccgccggcggcaagaTCACGGGCTTCGTGTCCTACTGCGGTGGTCTCCCTGCCCCCGAGTGCTCGGACAACCCGCTCGGCTACAAATTCTCGTGGTCCAGCCGCGGCGTGCTCCTTGCCCTGCGCAACGCCGCGAAGATCTACCAGGACGGCAAGCTCGTCAGCATCGACGGTCCGGATCTCATGGCGACCGCCAAGCCATACTTCATCTATCCCGGATTCGCCTTCGTCGGGTACCCGAACCGCGACTCGACTCCCTTCCGGGAGAAGTACGATATCCCCGAGGCTCAGACTGTCATCCGCGGCACGCTGCGCTACCAGGGTTTCcccgagatgatcaaggTGCTCGTCGACACTGGCTTCCTCAGCGACGAAGCCAACCCCGTCTTCGACAAGCCCATCGCCTGGAAGGAGGCGACCAAGGCCCTCCTCGGCGCCACCTCCGCCAGCGAGCAAGATCTGCAGTGGGCCGTGGCCTCCAAGACGGCCTTCCCCGGCAACGACGAGCGCAACCGCCTCCTCGCCGGTCTGCGCTGGATCGGCCTCTTCTCCGACGAGCCGATCAACCCGCGCGGCAACCCGCTCGACACCCTCTGCGCTACcctcgagaagaagatgcagtACGGTCCCGAGGAGCGCGATCTCGTCATGCTGCAGCACAAGTTCGAGATCGAGCACAAGGATGGCTCGAAGGAGACTCGCACTTCGACCCTCTGCGACTACGGTAACCCGGCTGGGTACTCGGCGATGGCTCGTCTTGTTGGTATTCCTTGCGGTGTGGCTGTGCAGCAGGTTCTGGATGGGACTATCTCCAAGAAGGGTGTCCTTGCGCCTATGACTATGGACATCTGTGCTCCTCTCATCAAGACTCTGAAGGAGGAGTATGGCATTGAGCTGATTGAGCGCACTCTGTAA
- a CDS encoding uncharacterized protein (ID:PFLUO_009008-T1.cds;~source:funannotate), protein MVLHNPNNWHWVNKDASGWAKNYLQQNLCCITAEEGGVTAKVERVVSMDGDVDVSQRKGKVITLFDVKLQLEYSGKTTDAEEVTGSISIPEVAHDTEEDEFVFEIENHADAASKQPVKDLVRSAILPQLRQALAKFGPALITEHGKDLQHAPGVNPSSGFAPAKVHPQTTKESAGSTGQTTTSTTGKAVVNTTTVTASDEFRTTAEELYNTFTDPQRIAAFTRSPPRQFEGAKAGGKFAIFDGNVTGEFVKLEPPKHLVQKWRLAQWPADHFSTLEIHFDQNDVDGVTQMRVTWSGVPVGQEDVTKQNWDMYYVRSMKQTFGFGTIL, encoded by the exons ATGGTTCTtcacaaccccaacaacTGGCACTGGGTGAACAAGGATGCCTCGGGCTGGGCCAAGAACTACCTGCAGCAGAACCTGTGCTGCATCACAGCCGAGGAGGGAGGCGTGACGGCCAAAGTAGAGCGTGTGGTGTCGATGGATGGCGACGTAGATGTCAGCCAGCGCAAGGGCAAGGTCATCACCCTGTTCGACGTCAAGTTGCAACTAGAATATTCAG GCAAGAccaccgatgccgaagaGGTGACCGGCTCGATTAGCATCCCCGAGGTAGCCCACGacaccgaggaagatgagtTTGTC ttcgagatcgagaaccaCGCCGACGCCGCCTCCAAGCAGCCAGTCAAGGACCTGGTGCGCTCCGCAATCCTGCcccagctgcgccaggcgCTGGCCAAATTCGGCCCAGCCCTGATCACCGAGCACGGCAAGGACCTGCAGCACGCTCCCGGCGTCAACCCATCCAGCGGGTTCGCCCCGGCAAAGGTCCACCCGCAGACCACCAAGGAGTCCGCTGGCAGCACGGGCCAGACAACCACCTCGACCACGGGCAAAGCCGTcgtcaacaccaccaccgtgaCGGCGTCCGACGAGTTCcgcaccaccgccgaggagctgTACAACACTTTCACGGACCCGCAGCGCATTGCCGCGTTCACGCGGAGCCCGCCGCGCCAGTTCGAGGGCGCCAAGGCCGGCGGCAAGTTCGCGATCTTTGACGGAAACGTCACCGGCGAGTTCGTCAAGCTGGAGCCCCCCAAGCACCTGGTGCAGAAGTGGCGTCTGGCGCAGTGGCCTGCCGACCACTTCAGTACCTTGGAGATTCACTTTGATCAAAACGATGTCGATGGCGTCACCCAGATGCGCGTCACTTGGTCTGGCGTCCCCGTGGGCCAGGAGGATGTCACGAAGCAGAACTGGGACATGTACTATGTCCGCAGCATGAAGCAGACCTTTGG GTTTGGCACTATTCTCTGA